One genomic window of bacterium includes the following:
- a CDS encoding chitobiase/beta-hexosaminidase C-terminal domain-containing protein translates to MLRGGVELSSTPHAPLYAVDVHNNTIKDSGIVYPNSWFGNNSLTGGCITLFGLKGENNNARDIKIYDNSLKSCGLGIYFVASFWPISDNNSGLVNYTTLNQKNEYVSVYNNMIDNFGPLVYTPEAAPNKVDILVQAQPVAGIGNRDSIVMYNNLIKTDPKSTTFDNRCNTLCISNNDCLEAVPTLYGSGTSIVSGYPNSYVCSVGKCRNRDDVNDDNCDLNDQNSKTNKAPIINAGVDQVITLPSSVNLLGTAIDDGLPNGTQSLTSTWSKISGNGVVTFADANSLTTRATFSSPGVYTLKLSVSDSILTTTENVIVSVIQPIHQVEAPIFSSLSTQFELTDTLIVYLSTPTSGALIRYTTDESDPTTTRGILYSEPISISTTTTLKAIAYKEGMDNSNVVTQTYTKSNQQPTSSLVIYAKGTRALQDITSTSICQNGYPNMVVKYNDDEIGRKCLDERSPSGGYIYSIDVPNADPSKLTIHFTNDFYLANIEDRDMIIEKIVLNGTETMLPSELVYAKGSWTSTYGCGLDMERPMTSSNTLGCSGYVRLRQQ, encoded by the coding sequence GTGTTAAGGGGGGGGGTTGAATTATCATCAACTCCACATGCACCACTGTATGCTGTAGATGTCCATAACAACACGATAAAAGATAGTGGGATAGTTTATCCAAACTCGTGGTTTGGAAATAACAGTTTAACAGGAGGATGTATAACACTGTTTGGCTTAAAGGGTGAAAACAATAATGCTAGAGATATTAAAATATATGACAATAGTCTAAAGAGCTGTGGTTTAGGGATATATTTTGTAGCATCATTTTGGCCAATCTCTGATAATAATTCAGGTTTAGTAAATTATACAACACTGAATCAAAAAAACGAATATGTGAGCGTCTATAATAATATGATTGATAATTTTGGACCACTAGTCTATACACCAGAAGCTGCTCCGAATAAGGTAGATATATTGGTGCAAGCTCAGCCGGTAGCAGGGATTGGAAATCGGGATAGTATAGTAATGTATAATAATTTAATTAAGACCGATCCTAAAAGTACGACTTTTGATAATAGATGTAATACGCTATGTATAAGTAATAATGATTGCTTAGAGGCTGTACCGACTTTATACGGCAGTGGTACAAGCATAGTAAGTGGTTATCCAAATTCATATGTTTGTTCAGTAGGTAAATGTAGAAATAGAGATGATGTCAATGATGACAATTGTGATCTTAATGATCAAAATTCAAAAACAAATAAAGCTCCGATTATTAATGCAGGAGTAGATCAGGTCATTACATTACCATCAAGTGTAAACTTGTTAGGGACAGCGATAGATGATGGATTACCAAATGGTACACAAAGTTTGACTTCAACTTGGAGTAAAATATCAGGAAATGGGGTGGTAACATTTGCAGATGCTAATTCATTGACTACTAGAGCCACATTTAGTAGCCCAGGAGTATATACTTTGAAATTAAGTGTAAGTGATTCTATTTTAACGACAACTGAAAATGTGATTGTGTCAGTTATACAACCAATTCACCAAGTAGAAGCACCGATCTTTTCCAGTTTATCTACACAGTTTGAGCTTACGGATACATTAATTGTATATTTAAGCACACCGACAAGTGGAGCCTTAATTAGATATACAACTGATGAGTCTGATCCGACAACTACAAGAGGGATACTTTATTCCGAACCGATTAGTATTTCAACGACAACAACTTTGAAAGCAATCGCTTATAAAGAAGGAATGGATAATAGTAATGTTGTAACACAAACATATACAAAGTCAAATCAACAACCAACATCAAGCTTAGTAATATATGCAAAAGGTACAAGGGCATTGCAAGATATAACATCAACTTCAATATGTCAAAATGGATATCCAAATATGGTGGTTAAATACAACGATGATGAGATAGGCAGAAAGTGTTTAGATGAAAGATCTCCTAGTGGTGGATATATATACAGTATTGATGTACCAAATGCTGATCCATCAAAATTAACTATACATTTTACTAATGACTTTTATCTTGCAAATATAGAAGATAGAGACATGATAATAGAGAAGATAGTTTTAAATGGAACTGAGACGATGTTGCCATCTGAATTAGTTTATGCAAAAGGTAGCTGGACATCGACATATGGATGCGGATTGGATATGGAGAGACCTATGACATCATCAAATACGTTAGGTTGTAGTGGATATGTTAGATTAAGACAACAATAA